The window TGAAGAGCGGACTCGATCTTCGTCCTATATACCATTACACAGACATGAGGGTGAAGGGCCACATAATGATTTGTTTCCTTGCACTTGTAATGGAAACTGCCTTATGCAGAAAGCTGAAAGAGATTGGAAGTACTTTCTCTTACGCAGAAATGCTTGAAGACTTGAAAGAGATAAGGGCGGTTGAGCTAACTGTAGAAGGCAAACGCTTTCTTGCAAGGACTGAAATGATGAACAATGCTTACGACGCTTTCAAAGCACTCAAAATAAGACCACCGGATCTACTCAAAGAGATTGCATAATAGACCACTGTGGTGGTACGTCTGTTTTTCTTTTCATTTTTTCCCTTGTTTGGCTGTTTTCAGATTCATTGCTGTCAAAGTTGAGTTTGAGGGAGGCTATTTGACTGATTCGATGTATTCAAAACCCATAGGAACTAGTTTGGAGGGATTCAGCTTAACTGTTCAGATGATAGAATGTAGTTACGCTAATAGGAGGTGTTTGTATGAAGCGAGTTCTTATCCTTGCGATCTTTTTAGTGTTTGTTGCATCAGCCTTTGCAAATCTCGTGGTTTATTCCAGTGTTGATGAGGCAAATGCGAGGAAGATTTTGAATGCATTTGTTGAGGACACGGGGATCAAAGTTGACTTTGTCTTCCTTTCTTCGGGGCCTGCCTTGGCAAGAATTGAAGCCGAGTCGAGCAATCCACAGGCCGATGTATGGTTTGGCGCTCCACTGGAAAACCATATTATTGCAAAAGAGCGTGGGTTAACACAGGCCTACAAGACGTTGAGTGTTTACGGCGTCTCGCCGGAATTCTATGACGTTGAGGGTTATTACCATCCGATTTATATGAATCCTCTTGGCATTGGAGTTAATACATCCGTCCTAGAGCAGATAAAGGCCTCCTTACCGGAATCCTGGGAAGATCTCCTCGCTTCCGAATACAGCAGAATGATTCAGTATCCGAATCCCCAGTCTTCTGGAACTGCTTACAGCTTGATCACTGGTTTAGTAAAGGTTTACGGTGAAGACGGAGCTTTCGAGTATCTGAGGAATCTCGCTCCAAATATCCAGACCTACACACAGAGCGGAACCGGACCTTCCAAGGCCGTCGGCCCTGGTCAGGTTGCGCTTGGAATCCAGTTTACGCCGGCCTTCTTCCAGTTCATGGAACAAGGATATCCTGTGTCCGTCGTATTCCCCAAGGAGGGAGTGCCCTACGAAGTGGCTTCAGTCTCGATTCTTAAGGGAGCCAAGAACCTTGCCGATGCTCAGAAGCTTATCGACTGGGTAGTTTCTAGAGCTGGGCAGCAGCAGGTAGTAGACCAGAAGACATACTTCTACCCCATCAGACCCGATGTCGATTTCGGAAGCCTGCAGCCGCTTTCAACGATCAATCTTCTCTCTGTTGATCCTTCGTGGGCCGCAGAAAACAAGACCAGACTTATCGAGAGATGGATTAACGAAGTACTTCCATACTAACGATCACTTAGAGTTGCTTTGAGGGGGAGAAATCCCCCTCTTTAATAGGAGGTCGTCCTGTGGCTATGAGGGGAGAGGAAGCAAAGAATAGGTTTCTGAATCTTCTTAGGGATCCAGTTCTGCTTTTGATAATAATCCTTATATTCGCCGCCTTGGCCATATTCATTGTCTATCCCCTTTTCAGGGTTTTTGCGGTTAGTATGACCAACAAGGATGGCGGATTTGACCTAAGCGCGTACAGTCATGCCTTTTCGAATCGATACATGAGGCAGGGCTTTTTCAACAGTCTTTTGGTGGCTGGCCTTACGGCAGTATTCGGAATGCTTGTCGGGTATCTGTTTGCATACACTCTTAACAGAACGGACATTCCGCTGAAGGGCTTTTTCAGAACTGTTGCGGTTCTGCCTATAGTCTTCCCGCCGTTTATTGGCGCGCTTTCGATCATAATGCTATTTGGATTCAACGGGATCATTACTGCCGGGATATTTGGAATTAGAAATTTCCCTGTATACGGTTTATGGGGCCTCATGATGGCTCAGGTGGTCTGCTTTTTTCCGGTTGCCTTCATCACACTGGACGGCGTTATAGGAACTATCAGTCCAACGCTTGAAGATGCCGCCTTCAATCTCGGTGCAAACCGATGGCAGGCATTCAGGAAAGTAATTCTTCCGATGTCTGTTCCAGGTATTGCAAGCACAATGCTTGTTCTATTCATAGAATCGCTCGCCGACTTTGGAAATCCTTTGATTCTTGCAGGCAGCAAATTCCCCGTGCTCTCAGTTCAAGCATACCTGCAAATTACCGGGATGTTCGATACTAGAGGCGGCGCTGCCCTGGCGGTCTGGTTGCTATTCCCTTCCATCGTTGCGTTCATAATTCAGAAATACTGGGTGGGAAAGAAGAAGTACGTTACGGTTACAGGGAAACCGACAACCTCTGTCCTCAAAAGCGTCAGCAAGCCGGTGAAATGGATTTTATTCTCTCTCTGTATGCTAATTGCGGTCTTCACTCTTACCATTTATGCAACTATCTTCTGGGGAGCTTTCGTTAAGGCGTGGGGGATGAACAACACCTTCACTCTAGAGAATTTCAGATACGTCTTTGATGTAGGACTGGAAGCGATAAAGGATACTCTGGTGATTGCCTTCACATCTACCCCAATATCTGCCGTACTTGGTATGATAATTGCCTTTCTGCTTGTACGTAAGGTCTTTCCCGGAAGAAGGGTTATGGAGTTCACCTCCATGCTGAGTTTTGCAGTTCCTGGAACCGTGATAGGAATAGGCTATATTCTTGCGTTCAACAAGCCTCCGTTGCTGCTAACTGGTACTTTGGCAATACTCGTGCTCAATTTCGTCTTCAGATATATACCCGTTGGAATACAGTCGGGAGTTGCGTTGTTGAACCAGGTAGACCCGGCGATAGAAGAGGCGGCATACACACTTGGAGCAGATAACAGGCAGGTTTTTACGAAAGTGACGCTACCTCTAATTATGCCGGCCTTTTTCTCTGCTTTGGTCTTTGCCTTTGTTAGAGCGATGACTGCAATCAGCGCGGCGATATTTCTTGTTTCTGCCAGATGGAACCTGATAACGGTTCAAATACTGAGTCAGAGCGATTCCGGACGTCTATCGGAAGCATGTGCTTTTTCCGTGCTGTTGATCGGTATGATTATGGGCTTCATTCTGATACTGAAGATCTTCCTGAAGAACAAAATTAGTCTATCCAGCGCTGGAACGGCGGGACAGGGGTGATTTGATGAGTCTAGTATTAAGAAATGTGAGAAAGGTCTTCACGAGCTACGGGACAGAAACAGTTGCCGTAGACGATTTCGATCAGGAGATCCAAAGAGGACAACTGGTAACGCTTCTGGGGCCTTCTGGTTGTGGCAAGACTACTACGTTGAGGATCATCGCTGGTTTTGAAGTTCCCACAAATGGGCGCGTATTGCTGGATGGAAAGGACGTCACAAATCTGCCTCCCAACAGGAGGAACATTTCGATGGTCTTCCAGAGTTACGCTCTTTTCCCTCATCTAACTGTGGAAGAGAATATTTCTTTTGGTTTGAAGCTCAAGAGATTGGACAGAAGCACCATGAAGAAGAAGATAAGGGAAATGACTGATCTCGTCGGCCTCAAGGGACTTGAAAAGAGAAGACCTGATCAGTTGTCGGGGGGTCAGCAACAAAGGGTGGCACTTGCAAGGAGTCTGGTTATGGAACCAAGCGTTCTGCTCTTCGATGAGCCGCTTTCTAATCTCGATGCGAAATTGAGGGAGTCTATGAGGCTTGAGATCAGGAGAATTCAACAGGAGGTCAATATTACCAGCGTCTATGTAACTCACGACCAGGTCGAGGCGATGAGCATTTCAGATGTAATTGTTGTCATGAGCGACGGGAAGGTTATGCAGATCGGGAGTCCGTTCGACATCTATGCTAGACCCCAGAACAGTTTTGTAGCGGATTTCATAGGCAGAGTCAATTTCATTGACTGCGAGGTGGAATCCATCGATGGAGACTCGGTAACTGTTTCATCCAGTTCACTGGGAAAGAAATTTGTGGGCAG of the Mesotoga sp. UBA6090 genome contains:
- a CDS encoding ABC transporter substrate-binding protein, which codes for MKRVLILAIFLVFVASAFANLVVYSSVDEANARKILNAFVEDTGIKVDFVFLSSGPALARIEAESSNPQADVWFGAPLENHIIAKERGLTQAYKTLSVYGVSPEFYDVEGYYHPIYMNPLGIGVNTSVLEQIKASLPESWEDLLASEYSRMIQYPNPQSSGTAYSLITGLVKVYGEDGAFEYLRNLAPNIQTYTQSGTGPSKAVGPGQVALGIQFTPAFFQFMEQGYPVSVVFPKEGVPYEVASVSILKGAKNLADAQKLIDWVVSRAGQQQVVDQKTYFYPIRPDVDFGSLQPLSTINLLSVDPSWAAENKTRLIERWINEVLPY
- a CDS encoding ABC transporter permease, translating into MRGEEAKNRFLNLLRDPVLLLIIILIFAALAIFIVYPLFRVFAVSMTNKDGGFDLSAYSHAFSNRYMRQGFFNSLLVAGLTAVFGMLVGYLFAYTLNRTDIPLKGFFRTVAVLPIVFPPFIGALSIIMLFGFNGIITAGIFGIRNFPVYGLWGLMMAQVVCFFPVAFITLDGVIGTISPTLEDAAFNLGANRWQAFRKVILPMSVPGIASTMLVLFIESLADFGNPLILAGSKFPVLSVQAYLQITGMFDTRGGAALAVWLLFPSIVAFIIQKYWVGKKKYVTVTGKPTTSVLKSVSKPVKWILFSLCMLIAVFTLTIYATIFWGAFVKAWGMNNTFTLENFRYVFDVGLEAIKDTLVIAFTSTPISAVLGMIIAFLLVRKVFPGRRVMEFTSMLSFAVPGTVIGIGYILAFNKPPLLLTGTLAILVLNFVFRYIPVGIQSGVALLNQVDPAIEEAAYTLGADNRQVFTKVTLPLIMPAFFSALVFAFVRAMTAISAAIFLVSARWNLITVQILSQSDSGRLSEACAFSVLLIGMIMGFILILKIFLKNKISLSSAGTAGQG
- a CDS encoding ABC transporter ATP-binding protein; the encoded protein is MSLVLRNVRKVFTSYGTETVAVDDFDQEIQRGQLVTLLGPSGCGKTTTLRIIAGFEVPTNGRVLLDGKDVTNLPPNRRNISMVFQSYALFPHLTVEENISFGLKLKRLDRSTMKKKIREMTDLVGLKGLEKRRPDQLSGGQQQRVALARSLVMEPSVLLFDEPLSNLDAKLRESMRLEIRRIQQEVNITSVYVTHDQVEAMSISDVIVVMSDGKVMQIGSPFDIYARPQNSFVADFIGRVNFIDCEVESIDGDSVTVSSSSLGKKFVGRKGGELSPGDGVRIVLRPESLSDREEDKINVLSGKVLKYVFLGSNVEYEIELPDGKVLNAVTFNPIERKFPVVGKETDLYFSKESAWVIKS